A window of Mangifera indica cultivar Alphonso chromosome 11, CATAS_Mindica_2.1, whole genome shotgun sequence contains these coding sequences:
- the LOC123229517 gene encoding tubby-like F-box protein 8, with the protein MSFRSIVRDVRDGFGSLSRRSFEVRLPGHHHRGKSHGSVHELHDQPIVIQNSRWAGLPPELLRDVIKRLEASETTWPARKNVVACAAVCRSWREMCKEIVRSPEFCGKITFPVSLKQPGPRDGAIQCFIKRDKSNLTYHLFLCLSPALLVENGKFLLSAKRTRRTTCTEYVISMDADNISRSSSTYIGKLRSNFLGTKFIIYDTQPPYNNAQLSPPGRSRRFYSKKVSPKVPTGSYNIAQVTYELNVLGTRGPRRMHCTMHSIPASSLEPGGSVPGQAELNPRSLEDSFRNFSKSIDSSTEFSSSRFSDIAGIRDDDEEGKERPLVLRNKAPRWHEQLQCWCLNFRGRVTVASVKNFQLIAATQPAAGAPTPSQPPQSDHDKIILQFGKVGKDMFTMDYRYPLSAFQAFAICLSSFDTKLACE; encoded by the exons ATGTCTTTCCGAAGTATAGTTCGTGATGTGAGGGATGGATTTGGGAGTTTATCAAGACGAAGCTTTGAGGTGAGGCTGCCTGGTCATCATCATAGGGGAAAATCACATGGTTCAGTGCACGAGTTGCATGACCAGCCCATAGTCATCCAAAACAGCCGATGGGCAGGCCTCCCACCTGAGCTTTTGCGTGATGTGATCAAGAGATTGGAGGCAAGTGAGACTACATGGCCTGCTCGCAAAAATGTTGTTGCATGTGCTGCTGTGTGTAGATCATGGAGGGAAATGTGCAAAGAAATTGTCAGAAGCCCTGAATTCTGTGGGAAGATTACTTTTCCGGTTTCCCTGAAACAG CCAGGTCCCAGGGATGGGGCTATTCAGTGCTTCATTAAGAGGGATAAATCTAATTTGACTTACCATCTTTTCCTTTGCCTTAGCCCTG CTTTGCTTGTTGAAAATGGCAAGTTTCTTCTTTCTGCAAAACGGACTAGGAGAACCACTTGCACAGAGTATGTAATCTCCATGGATGCTGataatatatcaagatcaagCAGTACTTACATTGGAAAGTTGAG GTCAAATTTTCTTGGcacaaaattcatcatttatgaCACACAACCTCCTTACAACAATGCCCAGCTTTCTCCACCTGGCCGAAGCCGCAGGTTCTATTCAAAAAAGGTTTCACCGAAGGTTCCCACTGGTAGCTACAACATTGCTCAGGTCACATATGAGCTGAATGTTTTAGGAACCAGGGGACCTCGGAGGATGCACTGCACCATGCACTCAATTCCGGCCTCATCTCTTGAGCCTGGTGGTAGTGTCCCAGGCCAGGCAGAGCTTAATCCTCGCTCCCTTGAAGATTCCTTCAGGAACTTCTCAAAATCAATAGATAGTTCAACTGAGTTTAGTAGCTCCCGATTTTCTGACATAGCCGGCATTCGTGATGACGATGAGGAGGGAAAGGAGCGACCATTAGTTCTTCGGAACAAGGCTCCAAGATGGCATGAGCAGCTGCAGTGTTGGTGCCTCAACTTTAGAGGAAGAGTTACTGTTGCTTCAGTGAAAAACTTCCAGCTAATTGCTGCCACACAGCCTGCTGCTGGTGCACCCACACCATCACAGCCACCCCAGTCGGATCACGACAAGATCATTCTGCAATTTGGTAAGGTTGGCAAGGATATGTTCACAATGGACTACCGGTATCCTTTATCTGCATTTCAGGCTTTCGCAATCTGCTTGAGCAGTTTCGACACCAAATTGGCATGTGAATAG